From one Vicia villosa cultivar HV-30 ecotype Madison, WI unplaced genomic scaffold, Vvil1.0 ctg.001147F_1_1_1, whole genome shotgun sequence genomic stretch:
- the LOC131633617 gene encoding protein FATTY ACID EXPORT 5-like: MHDFCFTIPYGLALVGGGLFGFIQKGSTASLAGGVGTGLVLILAGYLSLSAFGKRKNSFLALAIEILCAGALTWIMGQRYLQTSKIMPAGIIAGLSGVMTLFYIFKLATGGNHIPAKAD; the protein is encoded by the exons ATGCACGATTTCTGTTTCACGATTCCTTACGGATTGGCATTAGTCGGTGGAGGATTGTTCGGTTTCATCCAAAAAGGAAGCACCGCTTCACTCGCCGGAGGTGTCGGCACCGGTTTGGTTCTCATCCTCGCCGGTTATCTCAGTCTCAGTGCCTTCGGAAAGCGGAAGAACTCGTTCCTTGCTCTCGCTATTGAGATCC TTTGTGCAGGCGCACTAACTTGGATCATGGGGCAGAGATACTTGCAAACATCAAAGATTATGCCAGCTGGTATTATTGCAGGACTAAG CGGCGTCATGACTCTGTTTTATATCTTCAAACTAGCAACTGGTGGCAATCATATACCTGCTAAGGCTGACTGA